Sequence from the Maribellus comscasis genome:
AAATGTTTAAAAAATATACAAGCATGTCTCCCGGACAATACCATCTGCAACTTAAGCTAATGAGAGCAAAGGAAATGCTTATTTCAACCGACAAGAGCATAAAGGAAATAAGCAATGAACTTGGTTTTCAGTCCATCTATTATTTTAGTAATTTGTTTAAGAAAAAAGAAGGACTTAATCCTACACAGTACCAAAAGAAAAATATTCTGGAAAATAAAACTGAACTCCCCCTTCCATAAATCAAAGAAAGGGGGCAACTCTCTTCAAAGCTGCCCATAATTGTATTAAGAAAGATAAAAAATAAGGGTTTGTTCGGTAAAATTAGAAAATTCTATTTTAAAAACAAATTCTTTAGAGGAAATAAAAACAACAATTTTATTAAGAATAGGTGGCTGTATAAGCGGAACTTGCTCCCTTTCCTTGCTATTCCCACATTTGGGGTTGAATAACCTGTTTAGAACAAAAGTTAATTATTAAAATAAAAAAAGTGAAAATAAAAAACCAAAATTATCATAATAATAATTAAAGCAGATTTATCTAACATTGTTGATTTCAAAAATATTACGAGTGTTTATGTCAACAAAAAACTGATTCTTTCAAAATAATAAGGGCTGCTCAACAGCAACCCTTACAATAACTAGCTTTTCTTTTAACCAGCCTTCTCTGGTTAATGTTTTAAAGTTATATCTTTTAAAATTAAATCACCGTATACTCCACCCTTCTTCATAAGAAAACTTAAAAATCAGCATTTTATACCAACAATATCAGAATTCTAAACCCTAAAATCATCACTTTAAACAAGGTCAAAAACACTAAACAAAACAAAAAGACAATTGTATATTTTTAAAAATACCATACGAATATCATAAATATTTACTAAATTCGTATAATTGTACTAAATTTTACAAAATGATTAACGAGAGTCCAAAATATTCAGATATTATTATCACAGCCCGTAAACTTTTCTGGAAACATGGAATCAGCAGAGTAAGCATCGAAGAAATATGCAGAGAGGCGAATGTAAGCAAAATGACTTTCTACCGTTTTTTCTCCAACAAAGTTGAATTGGGAAAAACCATCATTGATAACATCATGGATGAGTCAATTGAAAAATACAGAAGTCTGATGAAACAAGATATTCCCTTCGAAGAAAAAATAAGGAAACAATTGCTTCTAAAATTTGAAGGAACCAAAGAAATCAGTGCTGAATTTGTTAAGGATATTTATTCAAATAAAAAACTGGGCCTTCATCTTCACTGGCAAAAGCGTGCCGATGAATTTACTAAAGAAGTACGATATGATTATATAAAAGCTCAGAATGAAGGTTTTATAAGAAAAGACCTGAACCTGGATTTTATGTTTTATTTCAGCTCTAAGTCAACCGACCTGTTGACTGATCCGCAACTATTAAAAATGTATGACAACATGCAGGATTTGATTATGGAATATGCCAACTTGTTTTTTTTCGGAGTATTTCCGCGACACAATGAAAAAAGTAAGCCTTAAATTTTCAACCGGGACTTTCTTACTGCTTTTTTGTGTTTTGAACATTTCAGCACAGGAACAAAAAGCAGAAATTAATGATTCGCTTTTATTCAAAGGCCAGCTTTCAGCATGGACACATTTTAATGGGAATAACACGCTGCCACTATGGAGCGGTGCAAGATATATTCCGCAGATAAATTATGAAATCAAAAATACAAAAGCCCAACTAGTCGATTTTGAAGCCTCGTTAAATGCTTACGGAAATATGGGGCTGAATCCTTTTGATTCCGTAAACACTTCCGGAAAAATAAAACCATACCGGCTTTGGGCACGATACTCAACCCACCAACTTGAGATTCGGGCAGGCCTGCAAAAAATCAATTTTGGCTCGGCTTCACTACTTCGTCCCTTAATGTGGTTCGACCAGGTTGATCCACGTGATCCTCTCCGGCTAACCGATGGAGTTTGGGGAATTTTAGGACGTTACTATTTTTTGAACAATGCCAATATCTGGTTGTGGGGTTTGTTCGGAAACAATAAAACAAAAGGTTGGGAAGCAATGCCAACAACAGAAAACACACCTGAATTTGGTGGAAGATTTCAGTTTCCTGTTTCAAAAGGAGAAGCGGCTTTAACTTTCCATCACCGGTCAGCCGATAATTTTGGGTTAGAAGATTTTGACAACTATTACAGGAATATTCCTGAAAACCGCTTTGCTTTTGACACCAAACTGGATATAACCATCGGACTTTGGCTGGAAACCACCTGGATAAACAAAAACAAAAATCTGGGAATGTTCACCAACCAGGAAATTATAAACCTCGGAATGGATTACACCTTTGGAATTGGAAACGGTTTGTACATAGTTTACGAACAACTGGTAGCTGCCTACGACAATAAGCCCTTCAGTTTTGAAAATACGGTTACATTCTCATTGTTAAACATGACCTACCCCATTGGTTTGTTCGACAATTTAAGTGCGATAGTTTATTACGACTGGACCAACAAATCGGCCTACAATTTTGTAAACTGGCAAAAACAGTTCAATAAAATCTCGCTCTACTTTATGGGCTATATCAATCCTAAAAAGTACAATATCCCAACTCAGGGCTCAGGAGAAATGTTGTTTGCCGGAAGTGGCATTCAGGTGATGCTGGTTTTTAATTATTAAATCGGGGAAGTAGTGAATGGCGAATAGTAGTGGTGAGTGGTAAATGAAAATTAGTAAAAAAGTATAGTTATGAGTTTTGTTAAAGAATTTACTGAACTGGAAACATACAAATTGGCAAGGAGTATTTCATTTGAAATTTTTCAATTAACGAAAATAT
This genomic interval carries:
- a CDS encoding TetR/AcrR family transcriptional regulator, with protein sequence MINESPKYSDIIITARKLFWKHGISRVSIEEICREANVSKMTFYRFFSNKVELGKTIIDNIMDESIEKYRSLMKQDIPFEEKIRKQLLLKFEGTKEISAEFVKDIYSNKKLGLHLHWQKRADEFTKEVRYDYIKAQNEGFIRKDLNLDFMFYFSSKSTDLLTDPQLLKMYDNMQDLIMEYANLFFFGVFPRHNEKSKP